GATTCCCGGTTTGCATGCAGTTATGGCGGAAGCGCCGGGTCTTCTCGAGGGCTATCAGCAACTGCACCAACTGGTGTTGGACAGCAGCTTCGACAACGATGAGAAGACCGTGGTCTGGCAGACGATTAACGTGGAAAACGCTTGCCACTATTGCGTTCCCGCGCACACGGGGATTGCCAAATCCATGAAAGTGTCTGATGACATTACCAATGCTCTGCGGGACGAAACGCCGCTGCCCAGTGACAAGCTGGAAGCGCTCAGAACCTTCACCCTCGCGGTCATGCGCAAACACGGCAATGTCAGCAAGGAGGACCTGGATGCCTTCTAT
This genomic stretch from Marinobacter salsuginis harbors:
- a CDS encoding carboxymuconolactone decarboxylase family protein, with protein sequence MTDFTLHDKDTAPEQSKPLLDNSHKAFGMIPGLHAVMAEAPGLLEGYQQLHQLVLDSSFDNDEKTVVWQTINVENACHYCVPAHTGIAKSMKVSDDITNALRDETPLPSDKLEALRTFTLAVMRKHGNVSKEDLDAFYEAGYQHRQVLEVILVLSQKVMSNYVNHIAETPVDEPFKRFEWQKK